The Fulvivirga ligni genome window below encodes:
- a CDS encoding type I polyketide synthase: protein MLETNKNAENKINPIAIVGLSCRFPKAENLQEFWKMLENGIDAVEKIPASRWDIDEYYDADKSAADKTHQRHAAMLDNIDKFDPFFFNISPAEAAEMTPSQKLMMELTWECLESGNIPYQQIAGKKVGVYVGNIWSDFEHLRKHKNAVVTSHSAMGQSANIIANRISYFYGFSGPSLVVDTGCSSSLVALHLACQSLWDGSTSYGLVGGVNHTLDPDQNILLSKFGGLSAKGSCSTFDIAADGFVRGEGGGIILLKRLEDAERDGDKIFALIKGSAMNNNGFNVNLPATSTNGQLDVLQSAYERSDIAPADVHYVEAHGTGTKLGDPTESRALGQFFSTNRTRPLHVGSVKTNIGHLEGAAGIAGLIKVVLAMNKRKLPKNLHFKTPNPDIDFENLKLKVQDSLSDWPAKPGEPLRAGVNSFGWGGTNAHTILEEYVPKECNVNIGDHQHGCYLLPLSAKSEGALFQSIYNYLHYYRTQINGVAHQFENACKLAATTKSSFEFRKLFKANSKENMIESISSFLSDHKEWTASTPLHAVNDKVVFIFPGQGSQWIGMGKALFQYEPVFKETIIACDKEWNKYTDWSLIDQLHAAEGESRLDEIDVIQPMLSAVQIALGKLWMSIGLKPDSVVGHSMGEVAAAYISGSISINEAAQIICNRSKLMKTMSGKGGAMAVTELTLEQAERVVKRYPELSIAVNNSPKSTVLAGAEQAIEEIIAELDKQGRFTRRVKVDVASHSKQMDPIKEELGNSLQLNPKHQDITLYSTVRNQIVEGEDLTSEYWVDNLRHGVQFAAVMDKLVEDGHKVFIEVSPHPVLITSINECLDANNCKAVVTSTLHRDKEELCELYDNVSTLYENGVSINWNQFYKNVNTYHTFLPSYPFQREEYKLNERLSLDKNKSGHPWIGREIKLANLPEIHFWEAHINLNQFPYIKDHQVNNITVLPGTAYVEMILAALNELSGSQHCEIVNLSFKKAITFEDNESIKVQLKLHEEDDGLSGFKFYQQNQDKWLLTAEGEYHFKDEVHSYNVSPFKTLAGDIISGEDYYKQLESIGLNYGPYFQGISQLTIDQNDIKANVKIDSKISGNINKYHFHPAVLDSCFQALFVPALNGEDSNYRTTYLTRVGRLEVFGNIPKNSDLQVNIKIKAKQENEHFTDLLADLVIYDEQGNPLLKVEQVGAKIMSVSDYHQADNEWFHQVQWLKTEINKKSASAGLKNYLLISNSYIAVQQLVSKLSKQGHTVSVLINKLESPNSENVKIYKTNYDDLASVQQTLREINLNSQDDVIFFFTKELHHDKLQLKTASAYYLVNVMQAINALKLKRYPKLNVVTNGSKPIENTMINIEHGPLNGLARVIANELPQYETLQIDLSYLPNNSELEIFTQLLSSRLSKEKEIAIRNKDVYVSRLNKVKPDIFGIQNKTFSPVGSYLVTGYNGIAFRLVEWMFAKGARNFILLSRSGNTDEYTSSKIQEFQKGGASFEIIPCDVSDYFGLKQVFEDQEFSINLKGIIHAAGLIQATPINELTSDNYSNILAPKVKGGWNLHLLSKEYDLDTFLLFSSASSMIGLSGQGSYVAANAFLDSLAQYRHSLGLTATAVNWGVMTDAGMVANAEEMAKYAKAEGFIPTTMKEAVDALDHIIFQQPVNIGIFKISPDQTADFFPSLGASNYFGNLLLKEEKSNENQSLLQTLELLPNKEEKQLALENHVKLLTAKIIKSTPGKLNSEMRFKNLGIDSIMAVQLRNKLEKDLSLKLSVTNIWEYPTIGEYSSFLMGRLVNSEEGDLLTTPKRNGKVVQSLVIPKPNPEASFRMICFHDAGGSSSLYDMWETMLDADIELIILELPGRGKQLSAKPFQDIKFATNKILKDLKNHLDKPYFLFGHSMGGLIAFELLRLIRTNNLRQPQQLFISSTPQLASYERAHLDPRLDNQQLMDSFPHLKPENTPDPELRKVLITLLRNDLALIDSFKYEFQPPFDLPIIAIHGVDDNTVSHGQIENWKNETTTTFKLIQRKGGHHYLRNDREFITHLINSEIDKTILINK, encoded by the coding sequence ATGTTAGAAACTAATAAGAATGCTGAAAACAAAATCAACCCTATTGCTATAGTTGGACTTTCATGTCGTTTCCCTAAGGCTGAAAATTTACAGGAATTCTGGAAAATGTTGGAGAACGGTATTGATGCCGTTGAGAAAATTCCTGCCAGCAGATGGGACATCGATGAATATTACGATGCCGATAAAAGTGCGGCCGACAAAACTCATCAGCGACATGCAGCCATGCTTGATAACATTGACAAATTTGACCCTTTCTTCTTTAATATATCTCCTGCAGAAGCCGCTGAAATGACTCCATCACAAAAGCTTATGATGGAACTCACCTGGGAATGTCTCGAAAGTGGCAACATTCCATATCAGCAGATAGCTGGTAAAAAAGTGGGTGTTTATGTAGGCAATATATGGAGTGATTTTGAGCACCTGAGGAAACATAAGAATGCAGTAGTCACTTCTCATTCCGCCATGGGGCAGTCGGCTAATATTATAGCCAATCGCATCTCTTACTTCTATGGCTTTTCCGGCCCTAGTTTAGTGGTAGATACAGGTTGCTCCTCTTCTTTAGTGGCACTTCATTTAGCCTGCCAAAGTCTCTGGGACGGAAGCACCAGCTACGGTCTGGTAGGTGGCGTAAATCACACACTTGATCCGGATCAAAACATATTGCTCTCCAAATTTGGAGGACTTTCCGCTAAGGGTAGCTGTAGTACTTTTGATATAGCTGCTGATGGTTTTGTGCGTGGTGAAGGTGGTGGTATAATTCTTCTAAAGCGCTTAGAAGACGCTGAAAGAGATGGAGATAAAATCTTCGCACTTATTAAAGGTAGTGCCATGAATAACAATGGCTTCAATGTAAACCTACCTGCCACCAGTACTAATGGACAATTGGACGTTTTACAATCTGCTTATGAAAGGTCTGACATTGCACCAGCTGACGTACATTATGTGGAAGCCCATGGCACCGGCACTAAACTGGGTGATCCTACAGAAAGTAGAGCACTAGGTCAGTTCTTCAGCACTAACCGGACCAGGCCGCTGCATGTGGGTTCGGTCAAAACAAATATAGGTCATTTGGAAGGGGCAGCTGGCATTGCAGGGCTTATTAAAGTGGTGCTAGCCATGAATAAAAGAAAGCTGCCTAAAAACTTGCACTTTAAAACACCCAACCCTGACATCGACTTTGAAAATTTAAAATTAAAAGTGCAGGATTCACTCAGTGATTGGCCTGCCAAGCCCGGTGAACCCCTACGAGCTGGCGTGAATTCTTTCGGCTGGGGAGGAACAAATGCTCACACCATTCTCGAAGAGTACGTACCAAAAGAATGCAATGTTAATATTGGAGATCATCAGCACGGCTGCTACTTATTACCGTTATCTGCCAAATCTGAAGGGGCTTTGTTTCAATCAATATATAATTATCTCCATTACTATCGTACTCAAATTAACGGAGTAGCACATCAGTTTGAAAATGCCTGTAAACTGGCCGCAACTACGAAATCATCATTTGAGTTCAGAAAACTTTTCAAAGCCAATAGCAAGGAGAATATGATAGAGTCAATAAGCTCCTTTCTCAGCGATCACAAAGAATGGACTGCTTCTACGCCTCTACATGCCGTCAATGATAAAGTTGTTTTTATCTTTCCCGGACAAGGCTCTCAATGGATAGGAATGGGTAAAGCTCTATTTCAATACGAGCCCGTTTTTAAAGAAACCATTATTGCTTGCGATAAAGAATGGAATAAGTATACAGACTGGTCTCTGATAGATCAACTTCATGCAGCAGAAGGAGAATCCAGGCTTGATGAGATTGATGTGATACAACCTATGCTTTCCGCAGTTCAAATTGCACTAGGAAAATTATGGATGTCAATCGGTTTAAAACCAGACTCCGTAGTCGGGCATAGCATGGGTGAAGTAGCTGCTGCCTATATCTCAGGCAGTATTTCTATTAATGAAGCCGCCCAGATCATATGCAACAGAAGTAAGTTAATGAAAACTATGAGTGGCAAAGGCGGTGCCATGGCTGTTACAGAATTAACACTTGAGCAAGCAGAAAGGGTGGTTAAGAGATATCCAGAATTATCTATTGCAGTAAATAATAGTCCAAAATCAACAGTATTAGCGGGAGCTGAACAAGCGATTGAAGAAATTATTGCAGAACTAGATAAGCAGGGGCGTTTCACCAGAAGAGTAAAAGTAGATGTGGCATCGCATTCTAAACAAATGGATCCAATTAAAGAAGAGCTTGGTAATAGCCTCCAACTCAATCCCAAACATCAAGACATTACTCTTTATTCTACCGTAAGAAATCAAATAGTAGAAGGTGAAGATTTGACAAGTGAATATTGGGTAGATAACCTAAGGCATGGGGTTCAATTTGCCGCTGTAATGGATAAGCTTGTCGAAGATGGACATAAGGTATTCATTGAGGTAAGTCCTCACCCTGTATTAATCACTTCTATTAACGAATGTTTGGATGCCAACAACTGTAAAGCCGTTGTTACAAGCACCTTACACAGAGACAAAGAAGAATTATGCGAACTGTATGATAACGTATCTACATTATATGAAAACGGCGTTAGTATCAATTGGAATCAGTTTTATAAAAATGTTAATACCTACCATACATTCCTTCCCTCCTATCCATTCCAAAGGGAAGAGTACAAGCTCAATGAACGGCTATCTCTCGATAAAAACAAATCTGGACACCCATGGATTGGTAGAGAAATAAAATTGGCCAACCTTCCTGAAATACATTTTTGGGAAGCGCACATTAATTTAAATCAGTTTCCTTATATAAAAGATCACCAAGTAAATAACATTACTGTACTGCCAGGAACTGCATATGTAGAAATGATATTGGCCGCATTAAACGAACTCTCAGGATCCCAACATTGTGAAATAGTTAATTTATCATTCAAAAAAGCTATCACTTTCGAAGATAATGAGTCCATAAAGGTGCAATTGAAACTACATGAAGAAGATGATGGGCTGTCTGGATTTAAATTTTATCAGCAAAACCAGGATAAATGGCTACTAACCGCTGAAGGAGAATATCACTTTAAGGACGAAGTTCATTCTTACAATGTGAGTCCATTTAAAACTCTAGCCGGAGATATCATTTCAGGTGAAGACTACTACAAGCAACTGGAAAGTATCGGGCTCAATTATGGACCGTACTTTCAAGGTATCTCACAACTAACTATAGATCAAAATGACATTAAGGCCAATGTAAAGATTGACTCCAAAATCTCAGGGAACATAAACAAATATCACTTTCATCCTGCTGTATTAGACAGTTGTTTTCAGGCACTTTTTGTCCCTGCGTTAAATGGAGAAGATAGTAATTACCGAACCACCTATTTAACCAGAGTAGGTAGATTGGAAGTCTTCGGCAATATTCCTAAGAACTCAGACCTACAGGTGAATATAAAAATTAAAGCCAAACAGGAAAATGAGCACTTCACTGACTTGCTGGCAGATTTAGTCATTTATGATGAACAAGGTAATCCACTTTTAAAAGTAGAACAGGTTGGAGCAAAAATTATGTCAGTGTCAGATTACCATCAGGCTGACAATGAATGGTTTCATCAGGTGCAGTGGCTTAAAACAGAAATTAATAAGAAATCAGCCTCTGCTGGTTTGAAAAACTACCTTCTGATTAGCAATTCTTATATCGCTGTTCAACAGCTAGTTAGCAAACTAAGCAAGCAAGGTCATACCGTATCAGTTTTAATAAATAAACTAGAGAGCCCGAATTCAGAAAACGTTAAAATCTACAAGACCAATTATGATGACCTTGCGTCAGTACAGCAGACGTTAAGGGAGATTAATCTAAACTCTCAAGACGATGTCATTTTCTTCTTTACCAAGGAGCTACATCATGACAAGCTTCAACTCAAAACCGCTTCCGCGTATTATCTAGTTAATGTAATGCAAGCTATAAATGCATTAAAACTGAAGCGCTATCCAAAACTTAACGTAGTAACTAATGGAAGTAAACCTATTGAAAACACCATGATTAATATTGAACATGGGCCATTAAATGGGTTAGCAAGGGTTATTGCCAATGAACTTCCTCAGTATGAAACTTTGCAAATAGACCTGAGTTATCTACCTAATAATTCGGAATTGGAAATCTTCACGCAATTACTATCAAGCAGGTTAAGTAAAGAAAAAGAGATTGCCATAAGAAATAAGGATGTTTATGTCTCCAGATTAAACAAGGTAAAACCAGACATTTTCGGCATTCAAAATAAGACTTTCTCACCTGTAGGCAGCTACCTGGTCACTGGCTATAACGGCATTGCATTTAGACTGGTGGAGTGGATGTTTGCCAAGGGGGCAAGAAATTTCATTCTACTCAGCAGAAGTGGAAATACAGATGAATACACAAGCAGTAAAATACAGGAGTTTCAGAAAGGTGGCGCATCATTTGAAATCATACCATGCGACGTTTCTGATTACTTTGGACTGAAGCAAGTTTTTGAAGATCAAGAATTTAGCATCAATTTAAAAGGAATAATTCACGCTGCTGGTCTTATACAAGCTACACCAATCAATGAATTAACTTCGGACAACTATTCTAATATTTTAGCACCGAAAGTAAAAGGTGGCTGGAACCTCCACCTTTTATCCAAAGAATATGATTTAGATACATTTCTCCTTTTCTCATCTGCCTCCTCAATGATTGGCCTCAGCGGACAAGGTAGTTATGTAGCCGCTAATGCATTCTTAGATTCGCTAGCACAGTACCGTCATTCTCTGGGCCTTACAGCCACGGCAGTAAACTGGGGCGTCATGACAGATGCAGGTATGGTGGCTAATGCCGAAGAAATGGCTAAATATGCTAAAGCTGAGGGTTTCATTCCTACTACCATGAAAGAGGCAGTAGATGCACTAGATCATATAATCTTTCAGCAACCTGTAAATATTGGGATATTCAAAATTAGCCCTGATCAAACAGCAGACTTTTTCCCTTCACTAGGTGCCAGCAACTACTTTGGAAACCTCTTACTTAAAGAAGAAAAATCCAATGAGAATCAAAGTTTACTTCAAACGTTGGAATTATTACCGAACAAAGAGGAGAAGCAATTGGCATTAGAAAACCATGTTAAATTACTTACCGCTAAAATCATCAAAAGCACACCAGGAAAGCTCAACTCCGAGATGCGATTTAAAAACCTGGGAATAGATTCTATAATGGCAGTTCAGTTAAGAAACAAGCTGGAAAAAGATTTATCACTTAAATTATCAGTGACCAATATTTGGGAGTACCCCACCATTGGGGAATATTCCTCATTTCTAATGGGAAGGCTGGTGAATAGCGAAGAAGGTGATTTACTAACCACTCCCAAAAGAAACGGTAAGGTTGTTCAAAGTCTTGTCATTCCAAAACCAAATCCAGAGGCTAGTTTCAGGATGATTTGTTTTCATGATGCCGGTGGCAGTTCTTCTCTATATGACATGTGGGAAACTATGTTAGATGCCGATATTGAGCTTATAATATTGGAATTACCCGGTAGAGGTAAACAGCTATCGGCAAAGCCTTTTCAAGACATAAAATTTGCTACCAATAAAATTTTAAAAGATCTCAAAAATCATCTGGATAAACCATACTTCCTATTTGGTCATAGCATGGGTGGATTAATTGCTTTTGAACTATTAAGGCTCATCAGAACAAATAATTTACGTCAGCCTCAGCAGCTCTTTATTAGCAGTACCCCACAGTTGGCCTCTTATGAGCGCGCGCACCTGGACCCAAGGTTAGACAACCAGCAACTC